The Hymenobacter swuensis DY53 genome includes the window TGAGCCGGCTGCGGCGGTACGGCCCGTTCTGGGTGCTGCCGGCCAGCGTGACCACCTCGGCCCGAAAGTACCTGGAAAACGGCGTAGTGCGGCTGCAGGCCAGCTTCATGCTGCTCACGCTACTCTATCGGCTGGGCGTGTCCCAGGCGCGGCTGGTGCAACTCTACCGCCGGCTGGTTGTGGGCTGAACGGCGTAACTTTCCGGGCCGGCTACCGCAGAAAAGCACTCAGTTCCGATACCGTGGCAATGCCCAGCTGCCGGGCCTGGCGGCGGCGCATTAGCAAAGCGTAGGTGTTGTTGAAGCCGATGGGGGCCAGCCACTCCAACTGGTAGCGGCGACGGTACTCGCGGCGCACGTAGCCCAGCACTGCCGCCGGGTCGGGGCCCAGGGAGTCGAGGGTGGCGGCAGAAGGCTGCAGCACCACCAGCAGCCCGGTACCGGTGTACTCCGGGTACATATCAATGGCCCCGGTGCGCAACGCTTCGGCGCAGATGGTGGTGCCGCCCAGGCCGGTTTTGGCCTCCACGCCCAGGTTGGTGTAGCCCCGGATTAGCGCCGCGTAGAGCTCCACTAGAATGTACTGCTCCCCGAAAATCTTAGAGCCCAGCCGGATAACCGGGCCCTGCACCGGCCGGGCCGCCTGCCACAGCCCGCGCCGCTGCAAAAAGCTCTCGGCCACGGCCTGGGGCGTTTCGTGGCGGTAATCGACCCGGTAGTTCAGTTCCGTCATCATCGAATCGGAAAGCTGCCCGGCGAGGCGGCCTAGTGCTGCCGCCAGTTCCGGATGCTGCCGCAGCACCTGCTGCCGCACCACGGGCACGGCCTGGTAGGGCGGAAACGCGTGCCGGTCGTCGCGCAGCACCTGCAGGTCGTACGCCCGGATGCGGCCGTCAGTTGAGTACCCGTCGATCAGGTCCACGTCGCCGTGGCGGGCGGCCTCGTACACCAAAGCGGGGGCCAGCACCACCGAGGCCGGTCGCAGTCCGTAGAGGCGTTGCAGGCCCGGCAACCCATCGGAGCGGCCCACAAACTCAGGACTAAAGCCGGCCAGCAGCTTACTGGCCGCCCGGGGCAGCAGGTACAGGCCCGCCAGCAGGGGCAGGGCTACCAGCAACGTCCGCCCGGTCCACACCAGGCGGCGGCCGGTGAGGTGCTGCACGCCGGCCAGGGCCGCATCAAATACCAGCGCCAGCAGCGCCGCCGGAATGGCCCCGGCCAGAATCATGGCCGGATTATTCAGGGCAATACCGCCGAAGATGAACTCGCCCAGCCCGCCCGCCGCAATGTAGGCCGCCAGCGTGGCCACCCCCACATTGATAACGGCCGCCGTCCGGATGCCGGCCAGCAGCACCGGCAGGGCCAGCGGCAGCTCCACCCGGCGCAGTACCTGCCCGTCGGTGAGGCCCAGGCCCCGGGCCGCGTCCACCACGGCCGCATCTACCCCCCGAATGCCGGTGAGGGTGTTGCGCACGATGGGCAGCAGGGAGTACAGGAACAAGGCCAGAATAGCCGGCCCCGGCCCGATGCCCAAAGCCGGAATCAGGAAGCCGAGCAGGGCAATGCTGGGAATGGTTTGCAGCACGCCGGCCGCGCCCAGCACCCATGGGGCCAGCCGGGGGCGGCGCGTGAGCAGTAACCCCAGCGGCACGCCCACCAGCACCCCCAGTACCAACGAAGCCGCCGTCAGGCCGATGTGCTGCACCGTCTGCTGGCCCAGCTTATCGGCCTGGGCCTGCCAGAAGGTGAGCAGTTCCGTGAGCGTGTTCATACGGTTGAAAGCTGTTGCACCGCCCGGCCGAAAGCCGTCATGAGCGAAGCGTAGGTGAGGGGCCGTGGGGCCAGGTCGGGGCGGTTTCCCGGGGCACTTACCCACACCATCGGCTCCGGAGCCGGCGGGCCGTGCGTGGCCGATGGCTGACTAAGTAGCTCTAGCGCTGCTTGAATGGTTGCGCTAGGTGGTAGTGTATTTGTATCTGATTGGTAATGGTTTATGCTGTTTGATTGCGAGGATGAGAGTTCATCTGTCAATACGTCAGCCAGCCGCAGTGTCCGGAGTTGCAGGCCCAGTCGCTCGGCCTCGAAGAACTGGCGCACGAAGTCGTTGGCGGGCCGAAACAGCAGCTCGTGGGGCGTGCCCAGCTGTTGGGTCTGGCCGGCATTAAGTAGCAGAATCCGGTCAGCCAGCTCGAAGGCTTCCGTTACGTCGTGGGTCACGAGTACCACGGTTTTGCGGCGCAGCTCCGGCAGTTCCCGAAACTCGCGGCGGATGCTGGCGCGCGTGATGGGGTCCAGCGCCCCGAAGGGTTCATCGAGCAGAATAATGGGCGGGTCGGCGGCCAGGGCGCGGGCCAGCCCCACGCGCTGTTGCTGTCCCCCGGAAAGCTGATGCGGGTACTGCCGGCCGTAGCGCTCCGGCGGCAGGTGCAGGCGCCGGAGCAGCTCCTCGGTGCGGGCCGCCACCTGCGCGGCGGGGTGACCCAGCAGCTGCGGCACCACCGCCACGTTTTCGGCCACCGTATAATGCGGGAGGAGCCCCACCTGCTGAATCACGTAGCCGATTCCCCGGCGTAGCTGCTCGGGCTGCTGCTGGCGCACGTCCTGCCCATTGATGGTCACGGTTCCGGCGTCAGGCTCGATAAGGCGGTTGAGCATGCGCAGCAACGTGGTTTTGCCGCAGCCGCTGGGGCCCAGCAGCACCAGCGTCTCGCCGGCTTGCAGGGTGAAGGATACGTCCTGCACCACGGCCTGGGCACCGTAGTACCGGGTGAGATGGTGGGCTTCAATAACGGGGGCGTCCTGGGGCATAGGGCAAGCAAGGTAAACGCAAATCAACAAAAAAGGCCCTCCCAGCCGGGGAGGACCTTTTTGGTAATACCCAATATAGGGGCCGGGAGCTTATCTCTTCTCTACTTTCAGTACCGTTACCTTGCCATCCAGGATTACTCGGGCCAGGTACAGGCCGGCCGGCAGCGCGGGCAGGCCCGGCAACTCCAACACCGCCGCCTGGCTGAGGCGGCCGCTGAAATCATGTGTATACACGGTGCGGCCAGCTAGTGTGGTGAGGGTAACGGTGGCCGAGACGGGCACCGCGCCGGGACTGCTCACGAACAACTCCAGCTTGTCGTGGAAGGGGTTGGGCGCGGCCGTGACGGTAGGAGCCCCGGCGGTGCGTTTGGCTGTCAGCGTCACCACGGAGGAGTAGGCGCTGGTGCCGTCTCGGTCCAGCTGCCGCAGGCGGTAGTAGCGCGGGCCGGCCTGAGTGGTGGCATGGCGGTAGGTGTAGCGGCGCGCCTGGGTGGAGTTGCCGGCGGCGGCTACCCGACCCACCGGCCGGAACGTACGACCATCGGCACTGGCTTCCACCTCAAACGCCTCCGAATTCACTTCCTGGGCCGTGTTCCAGGTAAGCTCCGAGTATGTGGCTGTGGCTTGACCCCCGAAGGAGGTCAGCTGCACGGGCAGCGGCGGGTTGGAGAAGGTAGCTGTCTGGGCGTTGTAGGCCACAAAAGCCAGGTCACTATTGCCGCTCAGCAGCACCCGAAACTTACGGATACTGGTTACGTTGACGCTGGTGATACCAAAGGCACTCAAATCGGCGGCCCAGAGACGCAGGTCCCGGTCTGTCTGCCGGAAGCCGGTGGTCAGGGACATGGGTCGCTGGGAGGCTTCGTAGAAGTCAGCCGTCCAGTTTCCTACCGGGTCAATGCTGGTGAAGGTCACCGTCACGGTGTTGCCGATAACCTGGTTGTTGGCATCCAGAAACTGATACTGGTCCTGGGAGCCGGCCGGATCGGCAATCTGCGTTACCAGAATATCCGGTGTGCCATCACCCAACGAGGTGGCGACAACCTCAGAAATGGAGAAGTCGAGGGTACCGCTAGGCACGTTGGCCGCGCCCGTACCCAGGTTGAGGCCATTGCGGCCGTCGCGCAAATAGAACGGAATATCGTTGGCCGGGGCCGGGGAGCTGGCCCCATTGGCCACGTTATCATACAGCTCGCCCAGACCAACTTTGGTGTTGCCACCAACAGTGCCGCTGAGGGCCAGTACGGGCAGTGCCTTGAACTGGGCGGGCGTGAACGTCAGCTTATTCGTGCCCAGCAGCGCGTCATCCACCCCGGTGGAATACCGCACGTTGTTCAGCGAGAAGGCCAGTAAATCGTGCGAATTATTGGGTTTGACTGGGTTTTTGGCGGTGGCCGAGCTTTGCCAGAAACCGCCGAAACTGGTGACAGCTTCCGTTACGTTATTGACGGCCTGCGCCGCTGCCAGTTGGCTCAGGCCCAGGCTGGCCGCAACAAGGAGAATACGTGGTGACATAATAGGAAATGATAAGGTACAGTTCAGGCAGGTGTGCAGGACAGATCTGAGTTCCCACTTTGCAAAACTACAGTTCAAAATCGGAATGGTAATCCGGCTGGTTTAAATTGAATTAAAAATATAGATATAAGCTGAACCGTAGCCGCTCGCCGTTTCGCTGCCTCGCTCAGCAGTTGCACCAGCCCTACAATCCTGTTTAGCTTGCCTGCATGAAACAACTGTTACTGGCTTTGGCTTTGCTGAGCGGCCTCACCCGCCCGGTGCGCGCCCAAGTGTACTCCGCTACCGATCCGCTAGCGCATACCTACAGCATTGTGGCCCGCGACCCGCAAACCGGCGACTTGGCCGTGGCCGTGCAGAGTCACTGGTTTTCGGTGGGTACCAGTGTGAGCTGGGCCGAAGCCGGGGTGGGGGCCATTGCCACTCAGTCATTCACCAACAAATCCTTCGGGCCCCGGGGGCTAGCCCTGCTGCGCAGCGGCCAGTCGGCCCAGCAGACCCTGGCCGAGCTGCTGCGCACCGACGAGGGGCGCGATGTGCGCCAAGTAGCCGTGGTGGACCGCAACGGCCAGGTGGCCGTGCATACCGGGATCAAGTGCATTGATTTTGCCGGCCACCGAACCGGGCCGCAGTTCTCGGTGCAGGCCAACATGATGCTCACCGACCAGGTGCCCGCCGCCATGGCCCAGGCCTACGAGGCCGCCGCCGCTCTGCCGCTGCCCGAGCGGGTGCTGGCGGCCCTGGAAGCAGCCCAGGCCGCCGGCGGCGACATTCGCGGGCGGCAGTCGGCGGCGCTGCTGGTGGTGCGGGCCCAGGCCACGGCCGAGCCCTGGACCGACCGGCTGGTGGATTTGCGGGTGGAAGATGCGGCCGAGCCCCTCCAGGAGCTGGGCCGGCTGTTGCGCCTGCATCGGGCCTACGAGCACATGAACGCCGGCGACCTGGCCGTGGAGCGCAACGACGTGCCCGGGGCCATCCAGGAATACGAAGCCGCTGAGAAACTCTTCCCGCGTAACCTTGAAATGCAGTACTGGCACGCCATCAGTCTGGCCAACAAGCAGCGCTTGCTGGAGGCCCTGAAGCTGCTGCGCCCGGTGTTCCGGCAGGAGCCTAACTGGCGCACGCTCACCGGCCG containing:
- a CDS encoding glycine betaine ABC transporter substrate-binding protein, producing the protein MNTLTELLTFWQAQADKLGQQTVQHIGLTAASLVLGVLVGVPLGLLLTRRPRLAPWVLGAAGVLQTIPSIALLGFLIPALGIGPGPAILALFLYSLLPIVRNTLTGIRGVDAAVVDAARGLGLTDGQVLRRVELPLALPVLLAGIRTAAVINVGVATLAAYIAAGGLGEFIFGGIALNNPAMILAGAIPAALLALVFDAALAGVQHLTGRRLVWTGRTLLVALPLLAGLYLLPRAASKLLAGFSPEFVGRSDGLPGLQRLYGLRPASVVLAPALVYEAARHGDVDLIDGYSTDGRIRAYDLQVLRDDRHAFPPYQAVPVVRQQVLRQHPELAAALGRLAGQLSDSMMTELNYRVDYRHETPQAVAESFLQRRGLWQAARPVQGPVIRLGSKIFGEQYILVELYAALIRGYTNLGVEAKTGLGGTTICAEALRTGAIDMYPEYTGTGLLVVLQPSAATLDSLGPDPAAVLGYVRREYRRRYQLEWLAPIGFNNTYALLMRRRQARQLGIATVSELSAFLR
- a CDS encoding DUF1028 domain-containing protein; this translates as MKQLLLALALLSGLTRPVRAQVYSATDPLAHTYSIVARDPQTGDLAVAVQSHWFSVGTSVSWAEAGVGAIATQSFTNKSFGPRGLALLRSGQSAQQTLAELLRTDEGRDVRQVAVVDRNGQVAVHTGIKCIDFAGHRTGPQFSVQANMMLTDQVPAAMAQAYEAAAALPLPERVLAALEAAQAAGGDIRGRQSAALLVVRAQATAEPWTDRLVDLRVEDAAEPLQELGRLLRLHRAYEHMNAGDLAVERNDVPGAIQEYEAAEKLFPRNLEMQYWHAISLANKQRLLEALKLLRPVFRQEPNWRTLTGRLPKVGLLTVSAAELHQILTLR
- a CDS encoding T9SS type A sorting domain-containing protein, which encodes MSPRILLVAASLGLSQLAAAQAVNNVTEAVTSFGGFWQSSATAKNPVKPNNSHDLLAFSLNNVRYSTGVDDALLGTNKLTFTPAQFKALPVLALSGTVGGNTKVGLGELYDNVANGASSPAPANDIPFYLRDGRNGLNLGTGAANVPSGTLDFSISEVVATSLGDGTPDILVTQIADPAGSQDQYQFLDANNQVIGNTVTVTFTSIDPVGNWTADFYEASQRPMSLTTGFRQTDRDLRLWAADLSAFGITSVNVTSIRKFRVLLSGNSDLAFVAYNAQTATFSNPPLPVQLTSFGGQATATYSELTWNTAQEVNSEAFEVEASADGRTFRPVGRVAAAGNSTQARRYTYRHATTQAGPRYYRLRQLDRDGTSAYSSVVTLTAKRTAGAPTVTAAPNPFHDKLELFVSSPGAVPVSATVTLTTLAGRTVYTHDFSGRLSQAAVLELPGLPALPAGLYLARVILDGKVTVLKVEKR
- a CDS encoding ABC transporter ATP-binding protein, whose amino-acid sequence is MPQDAPVIEAHHLTRYYGAQAVVQDVSFTLQAGETLVLLGPSGCGKTTLLRMLNRLIEPDAGTVTINGQDVRQQQPEQLRRGIGYVIQQVGLLPHYTVAENVAVVPQLLGHPAAQVAARTEELLRRLHLPPERYGRQYPHQLSGGQQQRVGLARALAADPPIILLDEPFGALDPITRASIRREFRELPELRRKTVVLVTHDVTEAFELADRILLLNAGQTQQLGTPHELLFRPANDFVRQFFEAERLGLQLRTLRLADVLTDELSSSQSNSINHYQSDTNTLPPSATIQAALELLSQPSATHGPPAPEPMVWVSAPGNRPDLAPRPLTYASLMTAFGRAVQQLSTV